One genomic window of Candidatus Pseudobacter hemicellulosilyticus includes the following:
- a CDS encoding DUF456 domain-containing protein, which translates to MEWVWIILGIVLILVGVAGSLLPVLPGPPIAYAGLLVQLFREPDPFSTQFLLIWAGIVVAIVVLDYLVPIWGTKRFGGTKYGAWGCTLGFILAFWMGPWGIIIGPFIGAFVGEMIGGQSTEGSLKAAFGSFVGFLLGAFLKLVACFMMLYYLVKSI; encoded by the coding sequence ATGGAATGGGTCTGGATCATCCTGGGTATTGTACTTATCCTCGTGGGCGTGGCCGGCAGCCTGCTGCCGGTATTGCCGGGTCCGCCCATTGCCTATGCCGGCTTGCTGGTCCAATTATTCCGGGAGCCGGATCCCTTCTCTACCCAATTCCTTCTGATCTGGGCCGGCATTGTAGTGGCTATTGTAGTCCTGGATTACCTGGTGCCCATCTGGGGCACCAAAAGGTTTGGGGGCACCAAATACGGCGCCTGGGGCTGTACCCTCGGTTTTATCCTGGCTTTCTGGATGGGGCCCTGGGGTATTATTATCGGCCCGTTCATTGGCGCTTTTGTTGGGGAGATGATCGGCGGGCAAAGTACAGAAGGCTCGCTGAAAGCGGCTTTCGGCTCTTTTGTGGGTTTCCTGCTGGGAGCGTTCCTCAAGCTGGTAGCCTGTTTTATGATGTTGTATTACCTGGTGAAAAGCATCTGA
- the pflB gene encoding formate C-acetyltransferase — translation MKTDVKAVPFVSGEWNAAINVYDFVVKNIRPYEGDATFLSGPSDKTKRVWDAVKVELLKERAAGGVLAIDTETISNMTAFRPGYIKQEDEVIVGLQTDQLLKRAMKPFGGIKLVESAVKERGQEVSERVKDIFNYAKNHNEGVFSAYDSEIRAFRSKHVLTGLPDNYARGRIIADFRRLALYGANQLIQFKKADLEKVKGAMTEHKVRLREEINAQIGALKDMVTMAAEYGCDVSRPAENAAEAVQWVYFAYLAAVKEQDGAAMSLGNVSSFLDVYIERDIETGLITEEEGQELIDQFVMKLRLVRHLRPGSYDEIFGGDPTWVTEAIGGILHDGRTKVTKTSFRFLQTLYNLGASPEPNLTVLWSSHLPEGFKKFCAQVSIDTSSIQYENDDLMRPTRGSDDYGIACCVSYQEIGKSIQHFGARANLPKALLIALNGGKEEHDGVKVIKNIPELPEGALNYESVLDLFKLSLSELARVYAKAMYIIHYSHDKYYYERAQMSLIDTDPRIDIAYGAAGISIIADSLSAIKYAKVTPVRNEKGLTVDFQIEGEFPKYGNDDDRVDSIAQEITHYFVNELRKHQTYKNSTPTLSLLTITSNVMYGSNTGSTPDGRKAGEPFAPGANPMHGRDCSGAIASLNSVAKLSYNDAQDGISNTFSMIPKSLGDNREEQINNLVNTMNGYFSQNAHHLNVNVLNRETLMDAYNHPENYPQLTIRVSGYAVNFVRLSRAHQLEVITRTFHDKM, via the coding sequence ATGAAAACAGATGTCAAAGCAGTTCCGTTCGTATCCGGTGAGTGGAATGCTGCTATCAATGTTTATGACTTCGTTGTAAAGAACATCAGACCTTATGAAGGAGACGCCACTTTCCTGAGCGGTCCTTCCGACAAGACAAAAAGGGTATGGGACGCAGTAAAAGTTGAGTTGCTGAAAGAAAGAGCAGCTGGCGGCGTTCTGGCCATCGACACTGAGACGATCTCTAACATGACCGCCTTCAGACCAGGTTATATCAAACAGGAAGATGAAGTGATTGTAGGTCTGCAAACAGACCAGCTGCTGAAAAGGGCTATGAAGCCTTTCGGTGGTATCAAGCTTGTTGAATCTGCCGTTAAAGAACGCGGTCAGGAAGTGTCTGAAAGGGTTAAAGATATTTTCAACTACGCCAAAAACCATAACGAAGGTGTTTTCAGCGCCTACGATTCTGAGATCCGCGCCTTCCGCTCCAAACACGTACTGACCGGGCTGCCCGATAACTATGCCCGTGGCCGTATCATTGCCGACTTCCGCCGTCTGGCCCTTTATGGCGCCAACCAGCTGATCCAGTTCAAGAAAGCTGACCTGGAAAAAGTAAAAGGCGCTATGACTGAACACAAAGTTCGTCTGCGTGAAGAGATCAACGCCCAGATCGGTGCGCTGAAAGATATGGTGACCATGGCTGCCGAATATGGTTGCGATGTCAGCCGCCCCGCAGAAAATGCTGCTGAAGCTGTTCAATGGGTTTACTTCGCTTACCTGGCCGCTGTTAAAGAACAGGATGGCGCAGCTATGTCGCTCGGTAACGTATCTTCCTTCCTCGATGTGTACATCGAAAGGGATATTGAAACCGGTCTGATCACTGAAGAAGAAGGTCAGGAACTGATTGACCAGTTTGTAATGAAACTCCGTCTGGTCCGTCACCTGCGCCCTGGCTCTTATGACGAGATCTTCGGTGGTGACCCTACCTGGGTAACTGAAGCAATCGGTGGTATCCTGCACGATGGCAGGACCAAAGTGACCAAGACTTCTTTCCGCTTCCTGCAAACCCTGTACAACCTGGGTGCTTCTCCCGAACCCAACCTCACAGTGCTGTGGTCCAGCCACCTGCCCGAAGGATTTAAAAAATTCTGCGCCCAGGTTTCTATCGACACCAGCTCTATCCAATATGAGAACGACGACCTGATGCGCCCCACCCGCGGTTCTGACGACTACGGTATCGCCTGCTGCGTATCTTATCAGGAGATCGGTAAATCCATTCAGCACTTCGGCGCCCGCGCCAACCTTCCCAAAGCCCTGCTGATTGCCCTCAACGGCGGTAAGGAAGAACATGACGGCGTAAAGGTGATCAAAAACATCCCCGAACTGCCCGAAGGAGCTCTGAACTATGAGTCTGTACTGGATCTGTTCAAATTGTCGCTCAGCGAACTGGCCCGCGTGTATGCAAAAGCCATGTATATCATCCACTACAGCCACGATAAGTACTACTATGAAAGAGCCCAGATGTCCCTGATCGATACTGATCCCCGGATCGACATCGCTTACGGTGCAGCCGGTATCTCTATCATCGCTGACTCCCTGTCTGCTATCAAATATGCCAAAGTAACTCCGGTAAGGAATGAAAAAGGCCTGACTGTAGACTTCCAGATCGAAGGTGAATTCCCCAAATATGGTAACGATGACGACCGTGTGGACAGCATCGCCCAGGAGATCACTCACTACTTCGTGAACGAGCTGCGCAAACACCAGACCTACAAAAATTCAACTCCCACACTGTCCCTGCTGACCATCACTTCCAACGTGATGTACGGCAGCAACACCGGGTCTACTCCCGACGGACGGAAAGCTGGTGAACCTTTTGCTCCTGGCGCCAACCCCATGCACGGACGCGACTGCAGCGGTGCTATCGCTTCACTGAACTCAGTAGCCAAACTCAGCTACAACGACGCTCAGGACGGTATCTCCAACACCTTCTCCATGATCCCCAAATCACTGGGTGATAACAGGGAAGAACAGATCAACAACCTGGTGAACACCATGAACGGCTACTTCAGCCAGAATGCTCATCACCTGAACGTGAACGTACTGAACAGGGAAACATTGATGGATGCTTACAACCATCCTGAAAACTATCCCCAACTCACTATACGGGTATCAGGATACGCTGTAAACTTTGTACGCTTATCCCGTGCTCACCAGCTCGAAGTGATCACGAGGACGTTCCACGACAAGATGTAA
- the dnaK gene encoding molecular chaperone DnaK yields MGKIIGIDLGTTNSCVAVMEGNEPVVIANDEGRRTTPSVVAFLKNGERKVGDPAKRQAITNPHNTIMSVKRFMGRRFDEVTEEISHWSYKMAKGDNNTVRIDIDGRLYTPQELSAMILQKMKKTAEDYLGQEVNEAVITVPAYFNDAQRQATKEAGEIAGLNVRRIVNEPTAAALAYGLDKGRHDQKIAVFDLGGGTFDISILELGDGVFEVKSTNGDTHLGGDDFDKVVMDWLAEEFRNDEAIDLRKDPMALQRLKEAAEKAKVELSSSSETEINLPYITAVDGVPKHLVKKLSRAKFEQLADRLFERCLKPCEQALKDAGMNTSEIDEVILVGGSTRIPKVQEIVERFFGKKPNKGVNPDEVVAVGAAIQGAVLTGEVKDVLLLDVTPLSLGIETMGGVMTRLIDSNTTIPTKKSETFSTASDSQPGVQIHVLQGERPMANQNKSLGTFNLDGIPPAPRGVPQIEVIFDIDANGILHVTAKDKGTGKEQKIRIEAGSGLSKDEVEKMKAEARANETTDKEAREKVEKVNQADSLVFQTEKQLKEFGDKIPADKKAPIESALTKLKEAHKSQDIAAIDAAVAEMNNAWTAASEEIYKAQQGDAQPGADQQQGPNPGGQSSNGGGENVTDAEYEEVK; encoded by the coding sequence ATGGGAAAAATAATAGGAATTGACCTCGGGACCACCAACAGCTGCGTGGCAGTAATGGAAGGGAATGAGCCCGTGGTGATCGCTAATGACGAGGGTCGCCGCACCACCCCGTCTGTTGTGGCTTTCCTGAAGAACGGCGAACGTAAAGTGGGTGATCCGGCCAAACGCCAGGCTATCACCAACCCGCACAACACCATTATGAGCGTGAAGCGTTTTATGGGACGCCGCTTTGATGAAGTGACAGAAGAGATCAGCCATTGGAGCTACAAAATGGCCAAAGGTGACAATAATACCGTTCGTATTGACATAGACGGACGTTTATATACCCCGCAGGAACTGTCTGCCATGATCCTGCAGAAAATGAAGAAAACGGCAGAAGATTACCTGGGACAGGAAGTCAACGAGGCAGTAATCACGGTTCCTGCTTATTTCAATGACGCCCAGCGCCAGGCTACCAAAGAAGCTGGTGAAATTGCCGGTCTCAATGTGCGCCGGATAGTGAACGAGCCTACTGCCGCCGCCCTGGCCTATGGCCTGGACAAAGGCAGGCATGATCAGAAGATCGCCGTATTTGACCTTGGTGGCGGTACCTTCGACATCTCCATCCTCGAACTGGGTGATGGCGTGTTTGAAGTGAAATCAACTAATGGTGATACCCACCTCGGTGGTGACGACTTTGACAAAGTGGTCATGGATTGGCTGGCGGAAGAATTCCGTAACGATGAGGCCATTGACCTCCGCAAAGATCCCATGGCCCTCCAGCGCCTGAAAGAGGCTGCTGAGAAAGCTAAGGTAGAACTGAGCTCCAGCAGCGAAACAGAGATCAATCTTCCCTATATCACCGCAGTAGACGGCGTGCCCAAGCACCTCGTGAAAAAACTGAGCCGCGCTAAATTTGAACAACTGGCCGACAGGCTGTTTGAGCGCTGCCTGAAGCCCTGCGAACAGGCGCTGAAAGATGCCGGCATGAACACTTCTGAAATTGATGAAGTGATCCTGGTAGGCGGCAGCACCCGTATCCCCAAAGTACAGGAGATCGTTGAGCGATTCTTCGGCAAAAAACCTAACAAAGGTGTTAACCCGGATGAAGTGGTAGCCGTAGGCGCTGCTATCCAGGGAGCCGTACTGACCGGTGAGGTGAAAGATGTGCTGTTGCTGGACGTAACGCCGCTGTCACTCGGTATTGAGACCATGGGTGGTGTAATGACCCGCCTCATTGATTCCAATACTACTATCCCTACTAAAAAATCCGAGACCTTCTCTACCGCCAGTGATAGCCAGCCCGGTGTACAGATCCATGTACTGCAGGGTGAGCGTCCCATGGCTAACCAGAACAAGAGCCTCGGCACTTTCAACCTGGACGGTATCCCGCCCGCACCCCGTGGCGTTCCCCAGATTGAGGTGATCTTTGATATTGATGCCAACGGTATCCTGCATGTGACTGCCAAAGACAAAGGCACCGGTAAGGAACAAAAGATCCGCATTGAAGCCGGTAGCGGTCTGAGCAAGGACGAAGTGGAAAAGATGAAAGCAGAAGCCCGTGCCAACGAAACTACGGATAAGGAAGCCCGGGAAAAGGTGGAAAAGGTCAACCAGGCCGACAGCCTCGTCTTCCAGACAGAAAAACAATTGAAAGAATTTGGTGATAAGATCCCGGCTGATAAAAAGGCCCCGATCGAATCAGCGCTCACCAAACTGAAGGAGGCGCACAAGTCACAGGATATTGCAGCTATTGATGCCGCTGTAGCAGAAATGAACAATGCCTGGACCGCTGCTTCCGAAGAGATCTATAAAGCCCAGCAGGGTGACGCCCAGCCTGGTGCTGACCAGCAGCAGGGACCCAATCCCGGCGGCCAGTCAAGCAACGGCGGTGGTGAGAATGTGACAGATGCGGAATACGAGGAAGTGAAATAA